The following proteins come from a genomic window of Methanothermobacter sp.:
- a CDS encoding FprA family A-type flavoprotein, whose product MKADAVKIADNVYWVGVLDWDIRSYHGYTLKGTTYNVYLVSGEDKVALIDNTYPGTAPQMMARIDDALQKEGKDKVDVIIQNHIERDHSGSLLEVWKKYKIPIYCTGKAAEGLKRHYPTLEDSKLEIVRTGDSLDLGGKNLMFLETPMLHWPDSMFTFLIEDGILFSNDAFGQHLCYNKRFDKDINDYILMDAAKKFYANLITPLSPLVLRKFKEVEDLGLLDKIKMIAPSHGQIWTKPEKIINAYKNWATGKCEDKITIIYDTMHYSTQKLAHALAEGAMSEEVDVSMYFLHEDERSEIVKDILESKAVFIGSPTIFNGPFPSLGDLTYYLRGLAFDRTGFRRLAVIFGSKGWGGGAVNSLKQELSKAGFDVFATIEVDYVPSEDDLLKCYNLAKSAASKIKSI is encoded by the coding sequence ATGAAGGCCGATGCCGTGAAAATTGCAGATAATGTCTACTGGGTTGGAGTCCTAGACTGGGATATTAGGAGCTACCATGGTTACACTCTCAAGGGTACAACCTATAATGTTTATCTTGTATCTGGAGAAGATAAGGTAGCCCTTATAGATAACACATACCCTGGAACCGCCCCGCAGATGATGGCAAGAATAGATGATGCACTCCAAAAAGAAGGAAAAGACAAAGTTGATGTAATAATACAAAACCATATCGAGAGGGACCATAGCGGTTCATTACTAGAGGTCTGGAAAAAATATAAAATACCTATATATTGCACTGGAAAAGCAGCTGAAGGTTTAAAAAGGCACTACCCAACCCTAGAAGATTCCAAGCTGGAGATAGTCAGGACAGGTGACAGCCTAGATCTTGGCGGTAAAAACCTCATGTTCCTTGAAACTCCCATGCTCCACTGGCCTGATAGCATGTTCACATTCCTAATCGAAGATGGTATACTATTCTCCAATGACGCTTTCGGACAACACTTATGCTACAATAAACGCTTTGACAAGGACATCAATGATTATATTTTAATGGATGCTGCGAAAAAATTTTATGCAAACCTCATAACACCACTGTCTCCATTAGTCTTAAGAAAATTCAAAGAGGTAGAGGATCTCGGACTCCTTGATAAGATAAAGATGATAGCACCATCCCATGGACAAATATGGACCAAACCAGAGAAGATCATAAACGCATACAAGAATTGGGCCACGGGAAAATGCGAAGATAAAATAACAATAATATATGATACCATGCATTACTCCACCCAAAAATTGGCCCACGCCCTCGCAGAAGGAGCTATGAGCGAAGAAGTAGATGTTTCCATGTACTTCCTCCATGAAGACGAAAGAAGTGAAATAGTAAAAGATATACTTGAAAGCAAAGCTGTATTCATAGGGAGTCCCACAATTTTTAACGGGCCATTCCCAAGCCTTGGGGATCTAACATATTATCTAAGGGGACTTGCCTTTGACAGAACAGGCTTCAGAAGACTCGCAGTTATTTTCGGTTCTAAAGGTTGGGGTGGGGGTGCAGTTAACAGCCTCAAACAGGAACTTTCAAAGGCAGGATTTGATGTGTTCGCAACCATAGAAGTGGATTATGTGCCATCAGAAGACGATTTACTTAAATGTTATAATCTGGCCAAATCAGCAGCCTCTAAGATAAAATCCATTTAG
- a CDS encoding UPF0058 family protein: MYKDEMIQLHQFLVYILKYLENGYDIEKECEKYFSLNISPHHIHRTKAEHKYAIFVLSTAISEILAKQGNDTLPPNIVNGLSELAKRSKKELAKMEAKIEAK, encoded by the coding sequence ATGTATAAGGATGAAATGATACAACTACATCAATTCCTAGTATACATTTTAAAATATCTCGAAAATGGTTATGACATAGAAAAAGAATGTGAAAAGTATTTTTCACTTAACATCAGCCCCCACCACATCCACCGGACAAAGGCGGAACACAAATATGCTATTTTTGTACTCTCAACGGCCATCTCAGAAATACTCGCAAAGCAAGGAAATGATACATTACCCCCAAACATCGTGAATGGCCTATCAGAGCTTGCTAAAAGATCAAAAAAGGAACTTGCAAAGATGGAAGCTAAGATAGAAGCCAAATAA
- a CDS encoding RimK/LysX family protein: MEYQQLKKLLKFTLKEKRIIKELGIPPDAFIPLLFSIRFGGDWSFVRNSDKFMAVKEKITKYDEKEKVGCTIEIVYLFLNPRILKEEGTVYRLEKCGDKGERKLVKRPYQIIIGADYIIKASLDPLNLKIKFKRIKKPVKFEGSGAYGASHEMEHLSKGQISGRPFWEFEYEIEK; this comes from the coding sequence TTGGAATACCAGCAACTCAAAAAACTCCTAAAATTCACTCTAAAAGAAAAAAGGATTATAAAGGAGCTGGGAATCCCACCTGATGCTTTCATCCCTCTCCTTTTTTCCATACGTTTTGGTGGGGATTGGAGTTTTGTGAGAAATTCTGATAAGTTCATGGCAGTGAAAGAGAAGATCACAAAATATGATGAAAAGGAAAAGGTCGGCTGTACTATTGAAATTGTGTACCTCTTCTTAAATCCGAGAATACTCAAGGAGGAAGGGACAGTTTACAGACTGGAAAAATGTGGAGACAAAGGTGAAAGAAAACTTGTCAAAAGACCATATCAGATAATTATAGGAGCCGATTATATTATAAAAGCGAGCTTAGACCCCCTAAACCTCAAAATAAAATTTAAAAGGATAAAAAAACCTGTCAAATTTGAAGGTTCTGGAGCTTATGGAGCATCCCATGAAATGGAACACCTTTCAAAGGGCCAGATCAGTGGAAGACCATTCTGGGAATTCGAATATGAAATAGAAAAATAA
- the thsA gene encoding thermosome subunit alpha, producing the protein MAQLTGSQPIIILPKGTTRYVGKEAQRINIVAGRILAETIRTTLGPKGMDKMLVDSLGDIVVTNDGVTILKEMDITHPAAKMLVEVAKTQEDEVGDGTTTAVIITGELLKKAEELLEMGVHPTIIVEGYRQAAKKAIEVLDSIAINARDRDTLLKVAMTAMTGKGAEKARETLAELVVDAILQVEDNGEIDKDNINIQRILGGSVDDSMIVNGIAIDKGRADHAMPKRVENAKIALLKYPIEVKGLETDAKIRLTDPSQMQAFIEQEEKMIKDMVQKIIDSGANVLFCQKGIDDLALHYLSREGIYALKRVKKSDMKRLERATGAKLVTNIEDLTEEDLGEAGVVYEKKIFDELLTFVEDCKDPKALSIILRGSTRQVAEEVERAVEDAIGVVSATVEDEKVVAGGGAPEVEIAKRLKDYSESISGR; encoded by the coding sequence ATGGCACAGTTAACTGGTTCACAACCAATAATAATACTACCAAAGGGAACTACAAGATATGTGGGAAAAGAAGCCCAGAGAATAAACATAGTAGCGGGTAGGATACTAGCAGAGACCATTAGAACAACCCTAGGCCCTAAGGGAATGGATAAGATGCTCGTAGACTCCCTGGGGGATATCGTAGTAACAAATGACGGTGTTACAATCCTAAAAGAGATGGATATAACTCATCCAGCCGCTAAAATGTTAGTAGAAGTTGCCAAAACACAGGAAGACGAAGTAGGAGACGGTACAACAACAGCAGTCATAATAACTGGAGAACTTCTCAAAAAGGCAGAGGAACTCTTGGAAATGGGCGTGCATCCAACAATAATAGTAGAAGGTTACAGGCAAGCAGCCAAAAAAGCCATAGAAGTCCTAGATTCCATAGCGATAAATGCTAGAGATCGTGACACCTTACTAAAAGTTGCGATGACAGCAATGACAGGTAAAGGAGCTGAAAAAGCAAGAGAAACATTAGCAGAACTAGTAGTAGATGCAATACTCCAAGTTGAAGACAATGGTGAAATAGACAAGGATAACATAAACATTCAAAGGATACTTGGAGGATCAGTTGATGATTCCATGATAGTTAATGGAATAGCAATCGACAAAGGAAGAGCAGACCATGCAATGCCAAAACGAGTTGAAAACGCTAAAATAGCACTATTAAAGTATCCAATAGAGGTCAAAGGACTTGAAACAGATGCAAAGATACGATTAACAGACCCATCACAAATGCAAGCCTTCATCGAACAAGAAGAAAAAATGATAAAAGACATGGTCCAAAAAATCATAGATTCTGGAGCCAATGTTCTATTTTGTCAGAAGGGCATCGACGATCTTGCACTCCATTACCTTTCACGTGAAGGCATCTACGCCCTCAAAAGAGTTAAAAAATCAGACATGAAACGTCTTGAAAGGGCCACAGGCGCTAAACTCGTAACTAACATTGAGGATCTTACAGAGGAAGATCTTGGAGAGGCTGGCGTAGTATATGAAAAGAAAATTTTTGACGAGCTCTTAACCTTCGTGGAGGATTGTAAGGATCCTAAGGCATTATCTATAATCCTAAGGGGTAGTACAAGACAAGTTGCAGAAGAAGTGGAGAGAGCTGTTGAAGATGCTATTGGTGTGGTTTCTGCGACTGTTGAGGATGAGAAGGTTGTTGCTGGTGGTGGGGCTCCTGAGGTTGAGATTGCTAAGAGGCTTAAGGATTATAGTGAGTCTATTAGTGGCAGGGA
- a CDS encoding cyclic 2,3-diphosphoglycerate synthase encodes MKAMEKIICLVDGEHYLPVTKAAVETLDCMEHIDVKALVFIGGTEKLKTSSPEEYAKIMEKPVYFGEDPHKIPYNLIRKVIRKYDADTVMDLSDEPVLDYSKRFNIATIVLEEGAIYRGPDFEFQPLTEYDVLEKPSIKILGTGKRIGKTAVSAYAARLIHEKDYNPCVVAMGRGGPEEPEIVRGDKISITPEYLIEQAYKGVHAASDHWEDALMSRILTIGCRRCGGGMVGDVFITNAKRGAEIANEVDADFVIMEGSGAAIPPVKTDRHIVIVGANQPMINIKKFFGPFRIKLADLIILTMCEEPMATKKKVKDIEEFIHKINPDTKVIPTIFRPKPLQDIKDKNVLFATTAPESIMDVLIAHLEDKYKCNIVGTTTHLSNRPLLQKDIEKYIDEAEIMLTELKAAAVDVATKDALDAGLEVVYSDNIPIVVDESPEDLDKAIIEVVDAAIDDFYTRLTP; translated from the coding sequence ATGAAAGCTATGGAGAAGATTATCTGTCTCGTTGATGGTGAACATTATCTACCAGTTACAAAAGCCGCGGTTGAAACCCTTGATTGTATGGAACACATAGATGTTAAGGCTCTCGTATTCATAGGGGGTACAGAGAAACTCAAAACATCATCCCCAGAAGAATACGCTAAGATCATGGAAAAACCAGTTTACTTCGGGGAGGACCCCCATAAAATCCCTTATAATCTCATAAGAAAAGTCATAAGAAAGTATGATGCAGATACTGTTATGGATCTAAGTGACGAGCCAGTACTCGACTATTCCAAAAGGTTTAACATAGCAACTATAGTACTAGAAGAAGGTGCAATCTATAGAGGTCCAGACTTTGAATTCCAACCACTCACAGAATATGATGTCCTTGAAAAACCATCAATTAAAATCCTTGGAACAGGTAAAAGGATAGGTAAAACAGCAGTATCTGCATACGCCGCCCGCTTAATCCACGAAAAGGATTATAACCCATGTGTTGTTGCAATGGGCCGCGGGGGCCCCGAGGAACCGGAGATAGTCCGTGGCGATAAGATAAGCATAACACCAGAATACTTGATAGAACAAGCATACAAGGGAGTGCACGCCGCCTCAGACCACTGGGAAGACGCTCTCATGAGCAGAATACTAACAATAGGATGCAGGAGATGCGGTGGCGGCATGGTAGGTGATGTGTTCATAACAAATGCAAAACGTGGCGCTGAAATCGCGAATGAAGTAGACGCGGATTTCGTTATCATGGAAGGGAGCGGAGCCGCCATACCCCCAGTAAAAACAGACAGACACATCGTCATAGTAGGTGCAAACCAGCCCATGATAAACATCAAAAAATTTTTCGGACCATTCAGGATAAAACTAGCAGATCTCATCATCTTAACCATGTGCGAAGAGCCCATGGCCACAAAAAAGAAGGTAAAAGATATAGAGGAATTTATACATAAGATAAACCCTGATACAAAGGTCATACCAACCATATTCAGGCCCAAACCACTCCAAGATATAAAGGATAAAAATGTATTATTCGCAACAACAGCCCCAGAATCCATAATGGACGTGCTCATAGCACACCTCGAAGACAAATACAAATGTAATATCGTCGGGACAACAACCCATCTTTCAAACAGGCCACTACTCCAAAAGGACATAGAAAAGTATATAGATGAGGCTGAGATCATGTTAACAGAATTGAAAGCAGCCGCAGTAGATGTAGCCACAAAAGATGCGCTAGATGCTGGTTTAGAAGTGGTATACTCTGATAATATACCTATTGTGGTGGATGAATCCCCTGAGGATCTTGACAAAGCCATAATAGAAGTTGTTGACGCGGCCATCGACGACTTCTACACCCGACTCACCCCATAA